One genomic window of Salirhabdus salicampi includes the following:
- the ftsE gene encoding cell division ATP-binding protein FtsE, giving the protein MIEMKNVHKTYKNGVTALSGIDLSIEAGEFVYVVGPSGAGKTTFIKMMYREVQPSKGSVQINGYDITKIKDKQVPYLRRGIGVVFQDFKLLSKYTVYENIAFALEVIEENPKKIRRKVMDVLDLVKLKNKARFLPDELSGGEQQRVSIARAIVNNPKIMIADEPTGNLDPDTSWDIMRILEEINSRGTTIVMATHSKDIVNTLKRRVIAIENGRVVRDEQRGEYGYEA; this is encoded by the coding sequence ATGATTGAGATGAAAAATGTGCACAAAACATATAAAAATGGCGTAACCGCTTTAAGTGGTATTGATCTCTCCATTGAAGCTGGTGAATTTGTTTATGTTGTTGGACCAAGTGGTGCTGGAAAAACGACGTTTATTAAAATGATGTATCGCGAAGTACAACCTTCTAAAGGTAGTGTTCAAATTAACGGTTATGACATAACGAAAATTAAAGATAAACAAGTTCCATACTTACGTAGGGGAATTGGTGTAGTTTTTCAGGACTTTAAACTTCTTTCAAAATATACAGTGTATGAGAATATAGCTTTCGCCCTAGAAGTGATTGAAGAAAACCCGAAAAAAATTCGGCGGAAAGTGATGGATGTACTAGACTTAGTAAAGTTGAAAAATAAAGCTAGATTTCTCCCCGACGAATTATCGGGTGGAGAACAGCAACGTGTTTCGATTGCCCGCGCCATCGTGAACAATCCGAAAATTATGATTGCCGATGAACCGACAGGAAATTTAGATCCAGATACGTCGTGGGATATTATGCGCATCTTAGAAGAAATTAACTCGAGAGGAACGACGATTGTCATGGCGACACACAGTAAAGATATAGTGAACACGTTAAAAAGGCGTGTTATTGCCATTGAAAATGGACGAGTAGTACGTGACGAGCAAAGAGGTGAATACGGATATGAAGCTTAG
- the ftsX gene encoding permease-like cell division protein FtsX, translated as MKLRTVRRHIREGSKNIVRNGWMTVASIGAVTTTLVLVGVFIAIMMNINQMATNVEKDVQIKVLIDLTAGETERTQLEKQITDIPEVSTVEYSSKDDELQSLMESMGDAGEVWSLFEQDNPLNDAFIVKTTNPIDTIEVARQVEDFANVSEVVYAENVVKKMFTFNEYARYIGIGLIGALVLMAIFLISNTIKITITARKKEIGIMKLVGATNGFIRWPFFIEGLLMGVLGSIIPIAVVMTGYHYVYYQLKDRITLPFIELLPFTPFAWQLSGMLLAIGGFIGIWGSIMSVRKFLKV; from the coding sequence ATGAAGCTTAGAACCGTTCGCCGTCACATTCGGGAAGGAAGCAAAAATATTGTTCGTAATGGTTGGATGACTGTTGCTTCGATTGGTGCTGTTACAACTACTTTAGTTCTTGTTGGAGTCTTTATTGCCATTATGATGAACATCAATCAAATGGCTACAAATGTGGAAAAGGATGTTCAAATTAAAGTTCTCATTGATCTCACAGCAGGTGAAACGGAGAGAACTCAACTAGAAAAACAAATAACAGACATACCGGAAGTATCCACCGTAGAATATTCCTCCAAGGATGATGAGTTACAGTCGTTGATGGAAAGCATGGGGGACGCCGGTGAAGTTTGGAGTTTATTCGAACAAGATAATCCACTAAATGATGCTTTTATTGTAAAAACGACAAATCCGATTGACACGATTGAAGTAGCGCGGCAAGTGGAAGACTTCGCCAATGTGTCTGAAGTTGTGTACGCAGAGAATGTCGTGAAAAAAATGTTTACATTTAATGAATATGCCAGATATATAGGAATTGGCCTAATTGGGGCACTTGTATTAATGGCTATCTTCCTCATTTCCAATACGATTAAAATTACAATCACTGCTAGAAAAAAAGAAATTGGCATTATGAAACTAGTAGGGGCAACAAACGGATTTATTCGATGGCCATTTTTCATTGAAGGATTGCTTATGGGAGTGTTAGGTTCTATCATCCCAATTGCTGTCGTAATGACTGGTTATCATTATGTTTATTACCAATTGAAAGACCGCATAACATTACCATTTATTGAGTTATTGCCATTTACCCCGTTTGCATGGCAGTTATCTGGTATGTTGCTGGCAATTGGCGGCTTTATCGGTATATGGGGAAGCATTATGAGCGTTCGTAAGTTCTTAAAAGTGTAG
- a CDS encoding murein hydrolase activator EnvC family protein: MRKKSIALMTLVVLLAVSVTFSKGSISFAKTLEDIQREIEELKDQQNNLKDQKSDISSEKSTIENEIARNIAKQKEIRGLIQQLDNHITETTKQLVEKEEEIHETENDIEELTGSIEDLQQKIATRDIMLKDRLRNLQKNGGQINYLDVVLGAQDFGDLLNRSTAVSKIMDQDKRIMDKQAEEKQDLEVQQQLLEDKKENLVAKKDELESIKADLEKQKQSQITLVAQLEQEEETLHSNKMSLEEQAEILAAQQNSVQQLLKKAEQEKKRLEQVNQNPNGKLFINPSDGWLTSGYGKRWGSMHYGIDVAKAGTVPIVSVADGIVSRSYRSASYGEVVFITHYLGGKFYTTVYAHMRYGSRTVSDGDEVKQGQRIGYMGNTGDSTGQHLHFELHLGPRWTADKSNAVNPLKYLSY, translated from the coding sequence TTGAGGAAAAAGTCTATTGCCTTAATGACATTAGTTGTACTCTTAGCTGTATCTGTTACGTTTTCGAAAGGGAGTATTTCCTTTGCGAAAACTCTAGAAGATATTCAGCGGGAAATTGAAGAACTGAAAGATCAACAAAATAATTTAAAAGATCAAAAAAGTGACATTAGTAGTGAAAAGAGCACAATTGAAAACGAGATTGCGAGAAACATAGCAAAGCAAAAAGAAATTAGAGGATTAATTCAGCAGCTGGATAATCATATAACGGAAACAACGAAACAACTTGTTGAGAAGGAAGAAGAAATACATGAAACAGAAAATGATATCGAAGAATTAACGGGGAGTATTGAAGATTTGCAGCAGAAGATTGCTACCCGGGATATCATGTTAAAAGACCGTCTACGTAATTTACAAAAAAACGGTGGGCAAATTAACTACTTAGATGTAGTACTTGGAGCACAAGATTTTGGGGATTTATTAAACCGTAGTACGGCTGTATCAAAGATTATGGACCAAGATAAACGGATAATGGACAAGCAAGCCGAAGAAAAACAAGATTTAGAAGTCCAACAACAATTGCTTGAGGATAAAAAAGAAAATTTAGTTGCAAAAAAGGACGAGCTTGAATCCATTAAAGCGGACTTGGAAAAACAAAAACAAAGTCAAATTACGTTGGTAGCCCAACTTGAACAAGAGGAAGAAACGCTCCACAGCAATAAAATGTCTTTAGAAGAGCAAGCTGAGATTTTAGCTGCTCAGCAAAACTCAGTACAACAGTTACTGAAAAAGGCAGAACAGGAAAAGAAGCGATTAGAGCAAGTAAACCAAAATCCAAATGGGAAACTGTTTATTAACCCTTCGGATGGTTGGTTAACGAGTGGCTATGGTAAAAGATGGGGATCGATGCACTACGGAATTGATGTTGCAAAAGCTGGCACCGTACCTATTGTTTCCGTAGCAGATGGTATTGTATCCCGGTCCTACCGTTCTGCATCATATGGTGAAGTAGTTTTTATTACACACTACTTAGGTGGTAAGTTTTATACAACAGTTTATGCCCACATGCGCTACGGTTCTAGAACTGTAAGTGATGGAGATGAAGTAAAACAAGGACAACGGATTGGGTATATGGGGAATACAGGTGACTCAACTGGGCAACATTTACATTTTGAACTCCATTTAGGGCCACGCTGGACAGCTGACAAGTCCAATGCCGTCAATCCATTGAAGTACCTCTCTTACTAA
- a CDS encoding S41 family peptidase yields MNLRGRFVAVLMVVAMLFGAGVAFAGVKAADYFQDAEGNSTDPIAELSEEELDDARQKFLNSFQNQGDFSKFARVYEAIQQNYVMDVTDDALIEGAISGMLETLDDPYSVYMDPETVEQFQGTIESSFEGIGAEVSMIDGFVTIVSPIKGSPAEKAGLKPNDQILSVDGESLEGLDLHSAVMKIRGEKGTTVTLEIQRKGVSESLSIDVVRDTISVETVYKRTEKVDGKTVGIIEIVSFSEKTAVEFERALNELETEENIDGLLIDVRGNPGGLFTVVEDIVKHFIPEDEPYVMIENRDGEKTRYFSGTKEKKDYPVSVLVNEGSASASEILAAALHEAAGYDIVGTKTFGKGTVQQTMDLGDGSNLKLTIYKWLTPNGNWIHKKGIEPTVEVKQPDFYYTNPIQLTKPLEYDMTGERVSNVQIMLDGLGYDPGRKDGYFGKKTEEAVSKFQRDYGLTVTGTVNEETARKIEQEVINAINDNHGDKQMEKALEILFQ; encoded by the coding sequence ATGAATTTAAGAGGCCGTTTTGTCGCAGTATTGATGGTTGTCGCGATGTTGTTTGGAGCAGGAGTTGCGTTTGCAGGAGTAAAAGCTGCTGACTATTTTCAAGATGCTGAAGGAAATAGTACAGATCCAATCGCAGAATTATCCGAAGAGGAACTGGATGATGCAAGACAGAAATTTTTAAACTCGTTTCAAAATCAAGGTGACTTTTCCAAGTTTGCTCGTGTATACGAAGCAATTCAGCAGAATTATGTTATGGACGTAACAGACGATGCACTTATTGAAGGTGCTATTAGTGGAATGTTAGAAACATTAGATGACCCATATAGTGTTTACATGGATCCTGAGACAGTGGAACAGTTTCAAGGTACGATTGAATCATCCTTTGAGGGAATTGGTGCTGAAGTTAGTATGATTGATGGGTTTGTTACCATCGTCTCCCCAATTAAAGGTTCACCAGCGGAAAAGGCAGGATTAAAACCAAACGATCAAATTTTAAGTGTAGATGGAGAAAGTTTAGAAGGACTTGATCTACATTCAGCTGTCATGAAGATTCGTGGTGAAAAAGGAACGACTGTAACGTTAGAAATACAGCGTAAAGGTGTTTCAGAATCACTATCCATCGATGTAGTGAGGGATACAATTTCAGTTGAAACGGTTTATAAGAGAACGGAAAAAGTGGACGGCAAAACAGTTGGAATTATTGAAATTGTCTCCTTCTCAGAGAAGACAGCGGTTGAGTTCGAAAGAGCGTTAAACGAATTGGAGACAGAAGAGAACATTGACGGTCTTTTAATTGATGTTCGGGGAAATCCAGGTGGATTATTTACCGTAGTTGAAGACATCGTGAAGCACTTTATTCCAGAAGATGAACCTTATGTCATGATTGAAAATCGGGACGGTGAGAAAACACGTTACTTCTCCGGAACGAAGGAGAAAAAAGATTATCCAGTCTCTGTATTGGTAAATGAAGGTAGTGCATCTGCTTCAGAAATTTTAGCAGCAGCTTTACATGAAGCGGCTGGCTATGACATCGTTGGAACAAAAACGTTCGGAAAAGGAACCGTTCAACAGACGATGGACTTAGGAGATGGCAGCAATTTAAAGTTAACAATTTATAAATGGCTAACTCCGAACGGAAATTGGATTCATAAAAAAGGGATTGAACCAACAGTAGAGGTAAAACAACCTGATTTTTATTACACAAATCCAATTCAGTTAACGAAACCACTTGAATACGATATGACAGGTGAACGAGTATCAAACGTTCAAATTATGCTGGATGGGCTTGGATATGACCCAGGGAGAAAAGACGGTTATTTTGGTAAGAAAACGGAAGAAGCCGTTAGCAAGTTCCAGCGGGATTATGGCCTCACAGTAACAGGTACAGTGAATGAAGAAACTGCTAGGAAAATTGAACAGGAAGTTATTAATGCCATTAACGATAACCACGGCGATAAACAGATGGAAAAAGCATTGGAAATATTGTTTCAGTAA
- the glcD gene encoding glycolate oxidase subunit GlcD: MLPDEFKTKLVHIVGAENVADSNASKLVYSFDATPQFQSTPDGVVSPRNTEEVASIVKLCNEYRIPIVPRGSGSNLSAGTTPTEGGIVLLFKHMNNILEVDQENLTVTTQPGVITQQLMEAVEEKGLFYPPDPSSMKISQIGGNINENSGGLRGLKYGVTRDYVMGLEVVLPNGDIIRTGGKLAKDVAGYDLTRLFVGSEGTLGIVTEATLKLLPMPEEKQTILALYEDLEAAARTVSQIISNRIIPATLEFLDQSTLQVVEDFSKIGLPTHVKAVLLIEQDGNKETVENDMKKIMDICRENDAVEVNSAKSVAEAEALRTARRAALSALARLKPTTILEDATVPRSNIAKMVAAINTIANKYELDICTFGHAGDGNLHPTCLTDVRNKEEIARVEHAFEEIFAVAVELGGTITGEHGVGAMKAPYLHWKLGEEGVSAMLNVKKAFDPNNIMNPGKVFAKSERKRVVVTR, translated from the coding sequence ATGCTTCCAGATGAATTTAAAACGAAGTTGGTACATATTGTCGGTGCGGAAAATGTGGCAGACTCCAATGCAAGTAAACTTGTTTATTCATTTGATGCAACACCACAGTTTCAATCGACGCCTGATGGGGTCGTGTCCCCCCGAAATACCGAAGAAGTAGCGAGTATCGTGAAGTTATGTAATGAATACCGCATTCCGATTGTACCGAGGGGATCAGGATCGAATTTAAGTGCAGGCACAACACCAACCGAAGGGGGAATTGTGTTACTGTTCAAACATATGAACAACATTTTGGAGGTTGATCAGGAAAATTTAACAGTAACGACACAACCGGGAGTGATTACTCAACAACTTATGGAGGCTGTTGAAGAGAAAGGATTGTTTTATCCTCCTGATCCAAGTTCAATGAAAATTTCCCAGATTGGTGGAAATATTAATGAAAACTCTGGTGGATTGCGAGGTTTGAAATACGGGGTCACTCGAGACTATGTCATGGGATTGGAAGTTGTACTGCCCAACGGTGATATTATACGAACCGGCGGAAAGTTGGCAAAAGATGTTGCCGGATATGACTTAACACGGCTGTTCGTCGGCTCTGAAGGAACGCTCGGTATTGTGACGGAAGCAACGTTAAAACTTTTGCCAATGCCAGAAGAAAAACAAACGATATTAGCTTTGTACGAAGATTTAGAGGCTGCTGCCCGTACAGTGTCGCAAATTATATCAAACCGAATCATTCCGGCAACATTAGAGTTTTTGGACCAATCTACGCTTCAAGTAGTAGAAGATTTTTCAAAGATTGGTTTACCAACTCATGTGAAAGCGGTGTTACTTATCGAGCAAGATGGTAATAAAGAGACAGTGGAAAATGATATGAAAAAGATAATGGACATTTGTAGAGAAAACGATGCAGTAGAAGTCAATAGTGCGAAAAGCGTAGCAGAAGCTGAAGCGTTACGAACAGCAAGACGCGCAGCTTTATCCGCCTTAGCAAGATTAAAGCCAACGACCATCTTAGAAGATGCGACAGTCCCACGATCCAACATTGCGAAAATGGTTGCAGCGATTAACACCATTGCTAACAAATATGAATTAGACATTTGTACATTCGGCCATGCTGGTGATGGAAACTTACACCCAACTTGTTTAACAGACGTACGAAACAAAGAAGAAATTGCGCGAGTGGAACATGCATTTGAAGAAATTTTCGCTGTCGCTGTTGAGTTAGGTGGAACGATTACAGGAGAGCACGGGGTCGGTGCTATGAAAGCACCGTATTTACATTGGAAGTTAGGGGAAGAAGGCGTTTCCGCAATGTTAAATGTGAAGAAGGCCTTTGACCCAAACAATATTATGAATCCAGGGAAAGTGTTTGCGAAGTCAGAGCGGAAACGTGTGGTGGTCACCCGATGA
- a CDS encoding (Fe-S)-binding protein, which produces MKAIEKQRIQQQFQEKMDYDELLNCMRCGFCLPSCPTYIESVQDERHSPRGRIALMKAVVDGEIEPDEEVKRSLDMCLGCRACEPVCPSGVQYGHLLEQARDIIYQNKTSSPSAKLMKHFFFHQLFPHQNRMINFTSLLGLYQRSGMQKVARKIGVMNLLPDSVRTMEKVLPNVPTKHEMKYRERHFQPKDAKKKRVAFFSGCLMDTMFLETNKSSIKLLQYAGCEIVIPDQQACCGALHGHGGEKEKAKEMAKRNIQAFEEENIDYIITNAGGCGAFLVDYDQLLKDDKEWAERAKMFASKIKDITSVLVELEFHRQPLSLDDEVITYQDSCHLRNGQKTFMEPRTLLSSIYGATYVEMKDASRCCGSAGIYNILESEMSMQILDYKMKQTVATKAKTVVTANPGCLLQMKSGIEKEGLSDQVRAVHIVDLLLEAYENIRY; this is translated from the coding sequence ATGAAGGCGATAGAAAAACAGCGAATCCAACAACAATTTCAAGAAAAAATGGATTATGATGAATTGTTAAATTGTATGCGTTGTGGATTTTGCTTGCCTAGCTGTCCTACATATATTGAATCTGTTCAGGATGAAAGGCATTCCCCTCGGGGTAGAATTGCCCTTATGAAGGCGGTTGTCGATGGGGAGATCGAGCCGGACGAAGAAGTGAAACGATCTCTCGACATGTGTTTAGGGTGTCGTGCATGTGAACCTGTTTGTCCATCTGGCGTACAATACGGTCATTTATTAGAACAAGCAAGAGATATCATTTATCAAAATAAGACGTCATCTCCTTCGGCGAAATTGATGAAACATTTCTTTTTCCATCAACTATTTCCTCATCAAAACCGAATGATTAATTTCACTTCATTACTAGGATTGTATCAACGTTCTGGAATGCAAAAGGTAGCGAGGAAAATAGGGGTTATGAATCTATTACCTGATAGCGTTCGTACGATGGAAAAAGTATTACCGAATGTACCGACAAAACATGAAATGAAATATAGGGAAAGACATTTTCAACCTAAAGATGCTAAAAAGAAGCGGGTTGCATTTTTCTCGGGATGTTTAATGGATACGATGTTTTTAGAAACGAACAAATCATCCATTAAGTTACTTCAATATGCTGGTTGTGAAATTGTTATCCCAGATCAACAGGCATGCTGTGGGGCCCTTCACGGACATGGTGGGGAAAAAGAGAAAGCGAAAGAGATGGCGAAACGGAATATTCAAGCTTTCGAAGAAGAAAACATTGATTATATTATTACAAATGCAGGTGGTTGTGGGGCGTTTCTCGTAGACTATGATCAACTACTAAAAGATGATAAAGAGTGGGCGGAACGGGCGAAAATGTTCGCGAGTAAAATTAAAGATATTACAAGTGTTTTAGTAGAATTAGAGTTTCATCGTCAGCCATTATCTTTAGATGATGAAGTGATCACTTATCAAGATTCCTGCCATTTACGGAATGGTCAGAAAACATTTATGGAGCCTCGTACACTTTTATCATCAATTTATGGGGCGACTTATGTGGAGATGAAAGATGCGAGTCGTTGCTGCGGGTCAGCTGGCATATATAACATTTTAGAATCAGAAATGTCTATGCAAATTTTAGACTATAAAATGAAACAAACGGTTGCAACGAAGGCGAAAACAGTAGTTACGGCTAACCCTGGATGTTTACTTCAAATGAAGTCAGGTATTGAAAAGGAAGGGTTATCTGATCAAGTTCGTGCGGTGCACATCGTAGATTTATTATTAGAAGCTTATGAAAACATTAGGTATTGA
- a CDS encoding DUF6612 family protein, whose amino-acid sequence MRFPFYVFFIISLLLTACSQDERADNEHESAEQQPATTENNATNEETKQNDNVRNNPNELFSKMVLAMQKQNSYITESSLSIEVSGNEDGTMEMESTSEIVLDPFQSHVSTTLTTTGDGENVSVHMETYNTPDGSYSFNSMFGSWIFSESDQHHIFDKLSPGDFYESLVTLEEEIDIEEQDEQMIVLAGGNIQDIHRFFHSMPIDGSENLPESNVDIVTASMKGVIHKDSLLLESLSWQLELVGEDENLSANYTFTLNVKDYNTINEIKVPDDIIEEAMEESN is encoded by the coding sequence GTGAGATTTCCTTTCTACGTTTTCTTTATAATTTCCTTGCTGCTCACTGCTTGTAGTCAAGATGAACGAGCGGACAACGAACATGAATCTGCCGAACAACAACCAGCCACTACTGAAAACAATGCAACAAATGAAGAAACGAAACAAAATGATAACGTACGAAACAACCCAAATGAGTTGTTTTCAAAAATGGTCCTAGCTATGCAAAAACAAAACAGTTACATAACAGAATCATCCTTATCTATAGAAGTAAGTGGGAATGAAGATGGGACAATGGAAATGGAAAGTACTTCTGAAATTGTTTTAGACCCATTTCAATCCCATGTAAGTACGACGTTAACAACTACAGGGGACGGTGAAAATGTTTCTGTGCATATGGAAACGTATAATACACCTGATGGGAGTTACTCTTTCAACTCGATGTTTGGTTCTTGGATATTTTCTGAGAGTGACCAACATCATATTTTTGATAAGCTTTCCCCCGGTGATTTTTATGAAAGTCTTGTAACGCTGGAAGAAGAAATCGATATAGAAGAGCAAGACGAGCAAATGATCGTATTGGCAGGGGGAAACATTCAAGATATACATCGCTTTTTCCATTCAATGCCTATCGATGGTAGCGAAAATTTGCCTGAAAGCAATGTAGATATTGTAACAGCCTCAATGAAGGGGGTAATTCATAAGGATAGTTTGCTACTTGAATCATTATCATGGCAACTAGAACTCGTTGGAGAAGATGAGAACCTTTCTGCGAACTATACATTTACATTAAACGTTAAAGATTATAACACGATAAACGAGATCAAAGTCCCTGATGACATCATTGAGGAAGCGATGGAAGAATCGAATTAA